The following coding sequences lie in one Arabidopsis thaliana chromosome 3, partial sequence genomic window:
- a CDS encoding Regulator of chromosome condensation (RCC1) family protein (Regulator of chromosome condensation (RCC1) family protein; FUNCTIONS IN: chromatin binding, zinc ion binding, Ran GTPase binding; EXPRESSED IN: leaf whorl, male gametophyte, flower, pollen tube; EXPRESSED DURING: L mature pollen stage, M germinated pollen stage, 4 anthesis; CONTAINS InterPro DOMAIN/s: Zinc finger, FYVE-type (InterPro:IPR000306), Regulator of chromosome condensation/beta-lactamase-inhibitor protein II (InterPro:IPR009091), Zinc finger, FYVE-related (InterPro:IPR017455), Regulator of chromosome condensation, RCC1 (InterPro:IPR000408), Pleckstrin homology-type (InterPro:IPR011993), Zinc finger, FYVE/PHD-type (InterPro:IPR011011); BEST Arabidopsis thaliana protein match is: Regulator of chromosome condensation (RCC1) family with FYVE zinc finger domain (TAIR:AT5G19420.1); Has 18978 Blast hits to 7605 proteins in 414 species: Archae - 65; Bacteria - 1839; Metazoa - 7882; Fungi - 907; Plants - 2582; Viruses - 3; Other Eukaryotes - 5700 (source: NCBI BLink).): MRFSIRKLRSVPTDRENEQAIAILKKGAYLLKYGRRGKPKFYPFRLSSDEIYLLWYCGKKEKRLKLSSVTRIIPGQRTAVFRRYPQPTKEYQSFSLIYGERSLDLDKDEAEFWLTTLRALLSRNNSSALVLHSRSRSLAPENGEQSSSSQNSKSNIRSVSSDTSYEEHAKKASGSHCNTPQRLGKVFSEVLSQTAVLKALSLDELVHKPHTSPPETIENRPTNHSSPGVDTSKYSISSAVSSSSQGSTFEDLKSLCDVFVWGESIGDGLLGGGMHKSGSSSSLMTDSFLPKVLKSHVALDAQSISCGTNYAVLVTKQGQMYSWGEESGGRLGHGVCSYVPHPKLIDEFNGSTVELADCGEFHTCAVTASGDLYAWGDGDHNAGLLGLGSGASHWKPVRILGQMEGIYVKAISCGPWHTAFVTSEGKLFTFGDGTFGALGHGDRISTNIPREVEALNGCRTIKAACGVWHSAAVVSVFGEATSSGKLFTWGDGDDGRLGHGDIECRLIPSCVTELDTTSFQQVACGQSITVALSMSGQVYAMGTADPSHDIVRAPSCIEGGLGKSFVQEVACGFHHIAVLNSKAEVYTWGKGSNGQLGHGDTEYRCMPTLVKALKGKQVRKVVCGSNYTATICLHKPITGTDSTKCSGCRHPFNYMRKLHNCYNCGSVFCNSCTSKKSLAAAMAPKTNRPYRVCDDCYIKLEGIRESLATPANSARFSNASLPSSYEMDEIGITPQRQLLRVDSFDFFRQTKHADLKTIGETSGGSCTSSIHSNMDIKGSFNLKGIRRLSRLTSFDSVQEEGKQRTKHCASKSDTSSLIRHSVTCGLPFSRRGSVELFPLSIKSSPVESVATTSDFTTDITDHELLQEVPKKSNQCLSHEISVLKAQVEELTLKSKKLETELGKTSKKLEVAVLMARDDAEKIKSSEEIVRSLTLQLMNTTKKEVDKTRRHRNSF; the protein is encoded by the exons ATGAGGTTTTCGATTCGAAAGCTTAG AAGTGTTCCCACAGATAGGGAGAATGAGCAG GCGATAGCAATTCTGAAGAAAGGGGCTTATCTTTTGAAATACGGCCGCCGTGGGAAGCCTAAATTCTACCCTTTTCGGCTTTCAAGT gatgaaatatatttgttatggTATTGTGGTAAAAAGGAGAAACGTCTTAAACTGAGTTCTGTGACAAGGATCATACCTGGACAGCGAACT GCGGTTTTCCGACGATATCCTCAACCCACCAAGGAATATCAATCCTTTTCTCTTATATATGGCGAACGGTCTCTCGATTTG GACAAGGATGAAGCTGAGTTCTGGCTCACTACCCTTCGCGCTCTTCTCTCACGAAACAACTCTTCTGCATTGGTACTTCACTCAAGAAGCCGTAGTCTTGCTCCTGAAAATGGAGAACAAAGTAGTTCGAGCCAGAACTCGAAGTCCAACATCAGATCTGTCAGCAGTGACACAAGCTATGAG GAACATGCAAAAAAGGCCTCAGGATCTCACTGCAACACTCCACAGAGACTGGGGAAAGTTTTCTCAGAGGTTCTGTCACAAACTGCAGTACTAAAGGCACTCTCTTTGGACGAACTGGTTCATAAACCTCATACTTCGCCTCCAGAGACTATCGAGAATCGACCAACAAATCACTCCTCCCCTGGCGTTGATACAAGTAAATATAGCATTTCCAGCGCAGTGAGTTCATCTAGTCAAGGATCAACTTTTGAAGACTTGAAGTCTCTCTGTGATGTCTTTGTTTGGGGAGAAAGTATTGGAGATGGGCTATTAGGAGGTGGTATGCACAAAAGTGGCAGCAGCTCTTCTCTGATGACTGATTCTTTTTTACCCAAAGTCTTGAAATCACATGTGGCACTTGATGCACAGAGCATTTCTTGCGGTACCAATTATGCAGTGTTAGTAACAAAGCAGGGACAGATGTACAGCTGGGGAGAAGAATCTGGTGGCAGGTTAGGACATGGAGTTTGTTCCTATGTTCCACACCCAAAACTTATTGATGAATTTAACGGATCAACGGTGGAGTTAGCTGACTGTGGGGAATTTCATACATGTGCTGTAACAGCCTCAGGGGATCTATATGCTTGGGGTGATGGAGATCACAATGCCGGTCTCCTTGGACTTGGTAGTGGAGCTAGCCACTGGAAACCGGTACGAATTCTCGGTCAGATGGAAGGTATATATGTAAAAGCTATATCTTGCGGACCTTGGCATACAGCGTTTGTAACATCAGAAGGTAAGCTGTTTACATTTGGTGATGGTACTTTTGGTGCGCTTGGACATGGTGATCGTATTAGCACAAACATACCTAGAGAAGTCGAGGCATTAAATGGCTGCAGAACAATAAAGGCAGCTTGTGGCGTTTGGCATTCAGCTGCTGTTGTCAGTGTTTTCGGTGAGGCCACATCATCAGGGAAGCTTTTTACTTGGGGCGATGGAGATGATGGGAGACTCGGACATGGTGATATAGAGTGTAGACTAATCCCATCTTGTGTAACTGAACTGGATACAACTAGCTTTCAACAGGTGGCTTGTGGCCAGAGCATTACTGTTGCTCTCTCTATGTCTGGACAAGTTTATGCAATGGGAACTGCTGATCCGAGTCATGATATTGTGAGAGCTCCTTCTTGCATTGAAGGGGGTCTAGGAAAGAGTTTCGTCCAAGAAGTGGCTTGCGGGTTTCACCATATCGCAGTTTTGAACTCGAAAGCTGAGGTCTACACTTGGGGCAAAGGATCAAACGGACAGCTCGGGCACGGAGACACTGAATATAGATGCATGCCGACTCTTGTGAAAGCTTTGAAAGGTAAACAGGTGAGAAAAGTGGTGTGTGGTTCTAATTACACAGCAACCATTTGTCTTCACAAACCCATTACGGGTACCGATAGTACTAAGTGCTCCGGTTGTCGCCATCCTTTTAACTACATGAGGAAGCTTCACAACTGTTACAACTGCGGGAGTGTTTTCTGTAATTCTTGCACAAGTAAAAAATCCTTAGCAGCAGCCATGGCTCCCAAGACGAACAGGCCTTACCGTGTCTGTGATGACTGTTATATCAAACTCGAAGGAATTAGAGAATCTTTAGCAACACCTGCAAATAGTGCCAGGTTTTCAAACGCAAGTCTACCATCTAGCTACGAGATGGATGAAATTGGTATAACACCGCAGCGTCAGCTTCTAAGAGTGgattcatttgatttcttcagacAAACTAAGCACGCGGACCTGAAAACCATTGGTGAAACTTCAGGAGGAAGCTGCACGTCTTCGATTCACTCAAACATGGATATTAAAGGTAGTTTCAACCTGAAAGGCATACGACGACTCTCTAGGCTTACTTCTTTTGATTCAGTTCAAGAAGAAGGCAAACAACGTACCAAGCATTGCGCTTCGAAATCCGACACATCCTCTCTTATAAGACACTCGGTGACTTGTGGTCTACCGTTTTCACGTAGAGGTTCTGTTGAGTTGTTTCCTTTATCGATAAAATCCAGCCCCGTTGAATCCGTTGCGACTACTTCAGACTTCACCACAGACATTACTGATCATGAGTTACTACAAGAAGTGCCAAAGAAATCCAACCAGTGCCTAAGCCATGAAATATCAGTACTCAAAGCACAG GTGGAAGAGCTTACTCTAAAATCGAAGAAACTAGAAACCGAACTTGGAAAGACTTCGAAGAAGCTTGAAGTTGCGGTACTAATGGCGCGAGATGATGCAGAGAAGATCAAATCTTCAGAAGAGATAGTCAGATCCTTAACTCTGCAG TTGATGAACACAACCAAGAAAGAAGTAGACAAGACAAGGAGACACCGAAACTCGTTTTGA
- a CDS encoding Regulator of chromosome condensation (RCC1) family protein: protein MACFQRSVPTDRENEQAIAILKKGAYLLKYGRRGKPKFYPFRLSSDEIYLLWYCGKKEKRLKLSSVTRIIPGQRTAVFRRYPQPTKEYQSFSLIYGERSLDLVCKDKDEAEFWLTTLRALLSRNNSSALVLHSRSRSLAPENGEQSSSSQNSKSNIRSVSSDTSYEEHAKKASGSHCNTPQRLGKVFSEVLSQTAVLKALSLDELVHKPHTSPPETIENRPTNHSSPGVDTSKYSISSAVSSSSQGSTFEDLKSLCDVFVWGESIGDGLLGGGMHKSGSSSSLMTDSFLPKVLKSHVALDAQSISCGTNYAVLVTKQGQMYSWGEESGGRLGHGVCSYVPHPKLIDEFNGSTVELADCGEFHTCAVTASGDLYAWGDGDHNAGLLGLGSGASHWKPVRILGQMEGIYVKAISCGPWHTAFVTSEGKLFTFGDGTFGALGHGDRISTNIPREVEALNGCRTIKAACGVWHSAAVVSVFGEATSSGKLFTWGDGDDGRLGHGDIECRLIPSCVTELDTTSFQQVACGQSITVALSMSGQVYAMGTADPSHDIVRAPSCIEGGLGKSFVQEVACGFHHIAVLNSKAEVYTWGKGSNGQLGHGDTEYRCMPTLVKALKGKQVRKVVCGSNYTATICLHKPITGTDSTKCSGCRHPFNYMRKLHNCYNCGSVFCNSCTSKKSLAAAMAPKTNRPYRVCDDCYIKLEGIRESLATPANSARFSNASLPSSYEMDEIGITPQRQLLRVDSFDFFRQTKHADLKTIGETSGGSCTSSIHSNMDIKGSFNLKGIRRLSRLTSFDSVQEEGKQRTKHCASKSDTSSLIRHSVTCGLPFSRRGSVELFPLSIKSSPVESVATTSDFTTDITDHELLQEVPKKSNQCLSHEISVLKAQVEELTLKSKKLETELGKTSKKLEVAVLMARDDAEKIKSSEEIVRSLTLQLMNTTKKEVDKTRRHRNSF, encoded by the exons ATGGCTTGTTTCCAGAGAAGTGTTCCCACAGATAGGGAGAATGAGCAG GCGATAGCAATTCTGAAGAAAGGGGCTTATCTTTTGAAATACGGCCGCCGTGGGAAGCCTAAATTCTACCCTTTTCGGCTTTCAAGT gatgaaatatatttgttatggTATTGTGGTAAAAAGGAGAAACGTCTTAAACTGAGTTCTGTGACAAGGATCATACCTGGACAGCGAACT GCGGTTTTCCGACGATATCCTCAACCCACCAAGGAATATCAATCCTTTTCTCTTATATATGGCGAACGGTCTCTCGATTTG GTATGCAAGGACAAGGATGAAGCTGAGTTCTGGCTCACTACCCTTCGCGCTCTTCTCTCACGAAACAACTCTTCTGCATTGGTACTTCACTCAAGAAGCCGTAGTCTTGCTCCTGAAAATGGAGAACAAAGTAGTTCGAGCCAGAACTCGAAGTCCAACATCAGATCTGTCAGCAGTGACACAAGCTATGAG GAACATGCAAAAAAGGCCTCAGGATCTCACTGCAACACTCCACAGAGACTGGGGAAAGTTTTCTCAGAGGTTCTGTCACAAACTGCAGTACTAAAGGCACTCTCTTTGGACGAACTGGTTCATAAACCTCATACTTCGCCTCCAGAGACTATCGAGAATCGACCAACAAATCACTCCTCCCCTGGCGTTGATACAAGTAAATATAGCATTTCCAGCGCAGTGAGTTCATCTAGTCAAGGATCAACTTTTGAAGACTTGAAGTCTCTCTGTGATGTCTTTGTTTGGGGAGAAAGTATTGGAGATGGGCTATTAGGAGGTGGTATGCACAAAAGTGGCAGCAGCTCTTCTCTGATGACTGATTCTTTTTTACCCAAAGTCTTGAAATCACATGTGGCACTTGATGCACAGAGCATTTCTTGCGGTACCAATTATGCAGTGTTAGTAACAAAGCAGGGACAGATGTACAGCTGGGGAGAAGAATCTGGTGGCAGGTTAGGACATGGAGTTTGTTCCTATGTTCCACACCCAAAACTTATTGATGAATTTAACGGATCAACGGTGGAGTTAGCTGACTGTGGGGAATTTCATACATGTGCTGTAACAGCCTCAGGGGATCTATATGCTTGGGGTGATGGAGATCACAATGCCGGTCTCCTTGGACTTGGTAGTGGAGCTAGCCACTGGAAACCGGTACGAATTCTCGGTCAGATGGAAGGTATATATGTAAAAGCTATATCTTGCGGACCTTGGCATACAGCGTTTGTAACATCAGAAGGTAAGCTGTTTACATTTGGTGATGGTACTTTTGGTGCGCTTGGACATGGTGATCGTATTAGCACAAACATACCTAGAGAAGTCGAGGCATTAAATGGCTGCAGAACAATAAAGGCAGCTTGTGGCGTTTGGCATTCAGCTGCTGTTGTCAGTGTTTTCGGTGAGGCCACATCATCAGGGAAGCTTTTTACTTGGGGCGATGGAGATGATGGGAGACTCGGACATGGTGATATAGAGTGTAGACTAATCCCATCTTGTGTAACTGAACTGGATACAACTAGCTTTCAACAGGTGGCTTGTGGCCAGAGCATTACTGTTGCTCTCTCTATGTCTGGACAAGTTTATGCAATGGGAACTGCTGATCCGAGTCATGATATTGTGAGAGCTCCTTCTTGCATTGAAGGGGGTCTAGGAAAGAGTTTCGTCCAAGAAGTGGCTTGCGGGTTTCACCATATCGCAGTTTTGAACTCGAAAGCTGAGGTCTACACTTGGGGCAAAGGATCAAACGGACAGCTCGGGCACGGAGACACTGAATATAGATGCATGCCGACTCTTGTGAAAGCTTTGAAAGGTAAACAGGTGAGAAAAGTGGTGTGTGGTTCTAATTACACAGCAACCATTTGTCTTCACAAACCCATTACGGGTACCGATAGTACTAAGTGCTCCGGTTGTCGCCATCCTTTTAACTACATGAGGAAGCTTCACAACTGTTACAACTGCGGGAGTGTTTTCTGTAATTCTTGCACAAGTAAAAAATCCTTAGCAGCAGCCATGGCTCCCAAGACGAACAGGCCTTACCGTGTCTGTGATGACTGTTATATCAAACTCGAAGGAATTAGAGAATCTTTAGCAACACCTGCAAATAGTGCCAGGTTTTCAAACGCAAGTCTACCATCTAGCTACGAGATGGATGAAATTGGTATAACACCGCAGCGTCAGCTTCTAAGAGTGgattcatttgatttcttcagacAAACTAAGCACGCGGACCTGAAAACCATTGGTGAAACTTCAGGAGGAAGCTGCACGTCTTCGATTCACTCAAACATGGATATTAAAGGTAGTTTCAACCTGAAAGGCATACGACGACTCTCTAGGCTTACTTCTTTTGATTCAGTTCAAGAAGAAGGCAAACAACGTACCAAGCATTGCGCTTCGAAATCCGACACATCCTCTCTTATAAGACACTCGGTGACTTGTGGTCTACCGTTTTCACGTAGAGGTTCTGTTGAGTTGTTTCCTTTATCGATAAAATCCAGCCCCGTTGAATCCGTTGCGACTACTTCAGACTTCACCACAGACATTACTGATCATGAGTTACTACAAGAAGTGCCAAAGAAATCCAACCAGTGCCTAAGCCATGAAATATCAGTACTCAAAGCACAG GTGGAAGAGCTTACTCTAAAATCGAAGAAACTAGAAACCGAACTTGGAAAGACTTCGAAGAAGCTTGAAGTTGCGGTACTAATGGCGCGAGATGATGCAGAGAAGATCAAATCTTCAGAAGAGATAGTCAGATCCTTAACTCTGCAG TTGATGAACACAACCAAGAAAGAAGTAGACAAGACAAGGAGACACCGAAACTCGTTTTGA
- a CDS encoding Regulator of chromosome condensation (RCC1) family protein produces the protein MACFQRSVPTDRENEQAIAILKKGAYLLKYGRRGKPKFYPFRLSSDEIYLLWYCGKKEKRLKLSSVTRIIPGQRTAVFRRYPQPTKEYQSFSLIYGERSLDLDKDEAEFWLTTLRALLSRNNSSALVLHSRSRSLAPENGEQSSSSQNSKSNIRSVSSDTSYEEHAKKASGSHCNTPQRLGKVFSEVLSQTAVLKALSLDELVHKPHTSPPETIENRPTNHSSPGVDTSKYSISSAVSSSSQGSTFEDLKSLCDVFVWGESIGDGLLGGGMHKSGSSSSLMTDSFLPKVLKSHVALDAQSISCGTNYAVLVTKQGQMYSWGEESGGRLGHGVCSYVPHPKLIDEFNGSTVELADCGEFHTCAVTASGDLYAWGDGDHNAGLLGLGSGASHWKPVRILGQMEGIYVKAISCGPWHTAFVTSEGKLFTFGDGTFGALGHGDRISTNIPREVEALNGCRTIKAACGVWHSAAVVSVFGEATSSGKLFTWGDGDDGRLGHGDIECRLIPSCVTELDTTSFQQVACGQSITVALSMSGQVYAMGTADPSHDIVRAPSCIEGGLGKSFVQEVACGFHHIAVLNSKAEVYTWGKGSNGQLGHGDTEYRCMPTLVKALKGKQVRKVVCGSNYTATICLHKPITGTDSTKCSGCRHPFNYMRKLHNCYNCGSVFCNSCTSKKSLAAAMAPKTNRPYRVCDDCYIKLEGIRESLATPANSARFSNASLPSSYEMDEIGITPQRQLLRVDSFDFFRQTKHADLKTIGETSGGSCTSSIHSNMDIKGSFNLKGIRRLSRLTSFDSVQEEGKQRTKHCASKSDTSSLIRHSVTCGLPFSRRGSVELFPLSIKSSPVESVATTSDFTTDITDHELLQEVPKKSNQCLSHEISVLKAQVEELTLKSKKLETELGKTSKKLEVAVLMARDDAEKIKSSEEIVRSLTLQLMNTTKKEVDKTRRHRNSF, from the exons ATGGCTTGTTTCCAGAGAAGTGTTCCCACAGATAGGGAGAATGAGCAG GCGATAGCAATTCTGAAGAAAGGGGCTTATCTTTTGAAATACGGCCGCCGTGGGAAGCCTAAATTCTACCCTTTTCGGCTTTCAAGT gatgaaatatatttgttatggTATTGTGGTAAAAAGGAGAAACGTCTTAAACTGAGTTCTGTGACAAGGATCATACCTGGACAGCGAACT GCGGTTTTCCGACGATATCCTCAACCCACCAAGGAATATCAATCCTTTTCTCTTATATATGGCGAACGGTCTCTCGATTTG GACAAGGATGAAGCTGAGTTCTGGCTCACTACCCTTCGCGCTCTTCTCTCACGAAACAACTCTTCTGCATTGGTACTTCACTCAAGAAGCCGTAGTCTTGCTCCTGAAAATGGAGAACAAAGTAGTTCGAGCCAGAACTCGAAGTCCAACATCAGATCTGTCAGCAGTGACACAAGCTATGAG GAACATGCAAAAAAGGCCTCAGGATCTCACTGCAACACTCCACAGAGACTGGGGAAAGTTTTCTCAGAGGTTCTGTCACAAACTGCAGTACTAAAGGCACTCTCTTTGGACGAACTGGTTCATAAACCTCATACTTCGCCTCCAGAGACTATCGAGAATCGACCAACAAATCACTCCTCCCCTGGCGTTGATACAAGTAAATATAGCATTTCCAGCGCAGTGAGTTCATCTAGTCAAGGATCAACTTTTGAAGACTTGAAGTCTCTCTGTGATGTCTTTGTTTGGGGAGAAAGTATTGGAGATGGGCTATTAGGAGGTGGTATGCACAAAAGTGGCAGCAGCTCTTCTCTGATGACTGATTCTTTTTTACCCAAAGTCTTGAAATCACATGTGGCACTTGATGCACAGAGCATTTCTTGCGGTACCAATTATGCAGTGTTAGTAACAAAGCAGGGACAGATGTACAGCTGGGGAGAAGAATCTGGTGGCAGGTTAGGACATGGAGTTTGTTCCTATGTTCCACACCCAAAACTTATTGATGAATTTAACGGATCAACGGTGGAGTTAGCTGACTGTGGGGAATTTCATACATGTGCTGTAACAGCCTCAGGGGATCTATATGCTTGGGGTGATGGAGATCACAATGCCGGTCTCCTTGGACTTGGTAGTGGAGCTAGCCACTGGAAACCGGTACGAATTCTCGGTCAGATGGAAGGTATATATGTAAAAGCTATATCTTGCGGACCTTGGCATACAGCGTTTGTAACATCAGAAGGTAAGCTGTTTACATTTGGTGATGGTACTTTTGGTGCGCTTGGACATGGTGATCGTATTAGCACAAACATACCTAGAGAAGTCGAGGCATTAAATGGCTGCAGAACAATAAAGGCAGCTTGTGGCGTTTGGCATTCAGCTGCTGTTGTCAGTGTTTTCGGTGAGGCCACATCATCAGGGAAGCTTTTTACTTGGGGCGATGGAGATGATGGGAGACTCGGACATGGTGATATAGAGTGTAGACTAATCCCATCTTGTGTAACTGAACTGGATACAACTAGCTTTCAACAGGTGGCTTGTGGCCAGAGCATTACTGTTGCTCTCTCTATGTCTGGACAAGTTTATGCAATGGGAACTGCTGATCCGAGTCATGATATTGTGAGAGCTCCTTCTTGCATTGAAGGGGGTCTAGGAAAGAGTTTCGTCCAAGAAGTGGCTTGCGGGTTTCACCATATCGCAGTTTTGAACTCGAAAGCTGAGGTCTACACTTGGGGCAAAGGATCAAACGGACAGCTCGGGCACGGAGACACTGAATATAGATGCATGCCGACTCTTGTGAAAGCTTTGAAAGGTAAACAGGTGAGAAAAGTGGTGTGTGGTTCTAATTACACAGCAACCATTTGTCTTCACAAACCCATTACGGGTACCGATAGTACTAAGTGCTCCGGTTGTCGCCATCCTTTTAACTACATGAGGAAGCTTCACAACTGTTACAACTGCGGGAGTGTTTTCTGTAATTCTTGCACAAGTAAAAAATCCTTAGCAGCAGCCATGGCTCCCAAGACGAACAGGCCTTACCGTGTCTGTGATGACTGTTATATCAAACTCGAAGGAATTAGAGAATCTTTAGCAACACCTGCAAATAGTGCCAGGTTTTCAAACGCAAGTCTACCATCTAGCTACGAGATGGATGAAATTGGTATAACACCGCAGCGTCAGCTTCTAAGAGTGgattcatttgatttcttcagacAAACTAAGCACGCGGACCTGAAAACCATTGGTGAAACTTCAGGAGGAAGCTGCACGTCTTCGATTCACTCAAACATGGATATTAAAGGTAGTTTCAACCTGAAAGGCATACGACGACTCTCTAGGCTTACTTCTTTTGATTCAGTTCAAGAAGAAGGCAAACAACGTACCAAGCATTGCGCTTCGAAATCCGACACATCCTCTCTTATAAGACACTCGGTGACTTGTGGTCTACCGTTTTCACGTAGAGGTTCTGTTGAGTTGTTTCCTTTATCGATAAAATCCAGCCCCGTTGAATCCGTTGCGACTACTTCAGACTTCACCACAGACATTACTGATCATGAGTTACTACAAGAAGTGCCAAAGAAATCCAACCAGTGCCTAAGCCATGAAATATCAGTACTCAAAGCACAG GTGGAAGAGCTTACTCTAAAATCGAAGAAACTAGAAACCGAACTTGGAAAGACTTCGAAGAAGCTTGAAGTTGCGGTACTAATGGCGCGAGATGATGCAGAGAAGATCAAATCTTCAGAAGAGATAGTCAGATCCTTAACTCTGCAG TTGATGAACACAACCAAGAAAGAAGTAGACAAGACAAGGAGACACCGAAACTCGTTTTGA